A genomic region of Mesorhizobium sp. NZP2077 contains the following coding sequences:
- a CDS encoding propionyl-CoA synthetase, with protein sequence MASRYHEVYDGWTRDPEQFWANAAGAIDWYSPWDKVFDAAAGVYGRWFTGATCNTCYNAIDRHVAGGRADQIALIYDSAITGTVKKFTYAELKREVVALTSVLKNRGVAKGDRVIIYMPMVAEAAIAMLACARIGAVHSVVFGGFASHELATRIDDAKPKLIISASCGLEPGRIVAYKPLLDRAIEMSRHKPDACLILQRDQLRCDLKDHFDIDYADAVARERAAGANVDCVPVLATDPLYIIYTSGTTGQPKGIVRDNGGHMVALKWTMENEFGVKPGEVFWAASDVGWVVGHSYIVYGPLLHGCTSILFEGKPIGTPDAGTYWRVISDHGVVALFTAPTAFRAIKGQDPKGEFLPRYDLSKFRTLFLAGERADPETIKWAEQKLNVPVVDHWWQTETGSPMTINPAGLGLLPVKYGSPGVPMPGYDIRVLDDAGHEVPRGILGNVVVKLPLPAGCLPTLWNADQRFRQAYLDEFPGFYKTADAGMIDEDGYLYVMARTDDIINVAGHRLSTGAMEEVLAAHPDVAECAVVGIADAMKGQIPLGFVVLNAGVARDGGAIEKEVVALVRERIGPVAAFKTVVTIKRLPKTRSGKILRGTMQKIADKEAWTMPATIDDLAILDEITAAMKERGIGI encoded by the coding sequence ATGGCTTCACGCTATCACGAGGTCTATGACGGCTGGACACGCGACCCGGAACAATTCTGGGCGAATGCTGCCGGCGCCATCGACTGGTATTCGCCTTGGGACAAGGTGTTCGATGCCGCTGCCGGCGTCTACGGTCGCTGGTTCACAGGCGCGACCTGCAACACCTGCTACAACGCCATCGACCGGCATGTCGCGGGCGGACGCGCCGACCAGATCGCGCTGATTTACGACAGCGCCATCACCGGAACGGTGAAAAAATTCACCTATGCCGAGCTGAAGCGCGAGGTGGTGGCGCTGACCTCGGTGCTGAAGAACCGGGGCGTCGCAAAGGGCGACCGCGTCATCATCTACATGCCGATGGTGGCGGAGGCGGCCATCGCCATGCTCGCCTGCGCCCGCATCGGCGCGGTGCATTCCGTGGTCTTCGGCGGCTTTGCCTCGCATGAATTGGCCACCCGCATCGACGACGCCAAGCCGAAGCTGATCATCTCGGCCTCCTGCGGCCTGGAGCCGGGCCGGATCGTTGCCTACAAGCCGCTGCTCGACCGAGCGATCGAGATGTCGCGCCACAAGCCGGATGCCTGCCTGATCCTGCAGCGCGACCAGCTGCGATGCGACCTGAAAGATCATTTCGACATCGACTATGCCGACGCCGTTGCGCGCGAGCGGGCAGCCGGCGCCAATGTCGACTGTGTGCCGGTGCTCGCCACCGATCCGCTCTACATCATCTACACCTCAGGCACGACCGGCCAACCCAAGGGCATCGTGCGCGACAATGGCGGTCACATGGTCGCGCTGAAATGGACGATGGAGAACGAGTTCGGCGTCAAGCCGGGCGAGGTGTTCTGGGCGGCGTCCGATGTCGGCTGGGTGGTCGGCCATTCCTACATCGTCTACGGACCGCTGCTGCATGGCTGCACCAGTATCCTGTTCGAAGGCAAGCCGATCGGCACGCCGGACGCCGGCACCTACTGGCGGGTCATCTCGGACCATGGCGTCGTCGCGCTGTTCACCGCGCCGACGGCGTTCCGGGCGATCAAGGGGCAGGACCCCAAGGGCGAGTTCCTCCCCAGATACGATCTGTCGAAATTCCGCACGCTGTTCCTCGCCGGCGAGCGCGCCGACCCGGAAACCATCAAATGGGCGGAGCAGAAGCTCAACGTGCCGGTGGTCGACCATTGGTGGCAGACCGAGACCGGCTCGCCGATGACCATCAACCCGGCCGGGCTCGGCCTGTTGCCGGTGAAATACGGTTCACCCGGCGTACCGATGCCCGGCTACGACATCCGCGTGCTTGATGACGCCGGCCACGAAGTGCCGCGCGGGATACTGGGCAATGTGGTGGTGAAATTGCCGCTGCCGGCAGGCTGCCTGCCGACGCTATGGAACGCCGACCAGCGCTTCCGCCAAGCCTATCTCGACGAGTTCCCCGGCTTCTACAAGACGGCCGATGCCGGCATGATCGACGAGGACGGCTATCTCTATGTGATGGCCCGCACCGACGACATCATCAATGTCGCCGGCCACCGGCTCTCGACCGGCGCCATGGAAGAGGTGCTGGCCGCCCATCCCGATGTCGCCGAATGCGCTGTGGTCGGCATCGCCGATGCGATGAAAGGGCAAATTCCGCTTGGCTTCGTGGTGCTGAACGCCGGTGTCGCGCGTGACGGCGGCGCCATCGAGAAGGAGGTCGTCGCGCTGGTGCGCGAGCGCATCGGCCCGGTCGCCGCCTTCAAGACCGTGGTGACGATCAAGCGCCTGCCCAAGACGCGGTCGGGAAAGATCCTGCGCGGCACCATGCAGAAGATCGCCGACAAGGAGGCGTGGACGATGCCGGCGACCATCGACGACCTGGCCATCCTCGACGAGATCACCGCTGCGATGAAGGAGCGCGGGATCGGGATTTGA
- a CDS encoding UTP--glucose-1-phosphate uridylyltransferase — MKKIRKAVIPVAGLGTRFLPATKSMPKEMLPVVDRPVVQYAVDEAFAAGIEHIVFVTGRNKAVIEDYFDLHPELIGTLEQTGKKTQLEALESMLPVAGATSFIRQQSPQGLGHAVWCAREVIGNEPFALLLPDMVSFGGRGCLAETVDLYERTGGNVIAVERCDPSETNKYGIVGRGADIGGGFEVTAMVEKPAPANAPSNFYINGRYILQPEIFALLGNQQRGAGNEIQLTDAMVRLSKGQPFFAQPFLGRMFDCGSKEGFIQANIAFALARNDMKGPIFEMLQEFVRSHERQEEAA, encoded by the coding sequence ATGAAGAAAATCAGGAAGGCCGTGATACCGGTAGCGGGGCTTGGAACACGGTTCCTGCCGGCGACCAAGTCGATGCCGAAGGAAATGCTTCCCGTCGTCGACAGGCCTGTCGTGCAATATGCGGTGGACGAGGCCTTCGCGGCCGGCATCGAGCACATCGTGTTCGTGACCGGCCGCAACAAGGCGGTCATCGAGGACTATTTCGACCTGCATCCGGAATTGATCGGAACCCTGGAGCAGACCGGCAAGAAGACCCAGCTGGAGGCGCTCGAAAGCATGCTGCCGGTGGCCGGTGCCACCTCCTTCATCCGCCAGCAGTCGCCGCAGGGCCTCGGCCACGCCGTCTGGTGCGCCCGCGAGGTCATCGGCAACGAGCCCTTCGCCCTGCTTTTGCCTGACATGGTGTCCTTCGGCGGGCGAGGATGCCTCGCCGAAACCGTCGACCTTTATGAACGCACCGGCGGCAACGTCATCGCCGTGGAGCGCTGCGATCCGAGCGAGACCAACAAATACGGCATCGTTGGCCGTGGCGCCGATATCGGCGGTGGTTTCGAGGTCACGGCCATGGTCGAAAAGCCGGCCCCGGCCAACGCGCCGTCGAACTTCTACATCAACGGCCGCTACATCCTGCAGCCGGAGATCTTCGCGCTGCTGGGCAATCAGCAGCGTGGCGCCGGCAACGAGATCCAGCTGACCGATGCCATGGTCCGCCTGTCGAAGGGCCAGCCGTTCTTCGCCCAGCCTTTCCTGGGCCGCATGTTCGATTGCGGGTCCAAGGAAGGCTTCATCCAGGCCAACATCGCCTTTGCGCTGGCGCGCAACGACATGAAGGGCCCGATTTTCGAGATGCTTCAGGAGTTCGTCCGGTCGCATGAACGTCAGGAAGAAGCCGCATAA
- a CDS encoding acyltransferase family protein has translation MRYGSAEITFGGVDILRFLAAVLVMVYHYGFWVWAYPDGISAQATGGVPPQPDIGAWVGSGWVGVEIFFVISGFVIAFSAEK, from the coding sequence GTGCGGTATGGCTCAGCAGAAATTACGTTTGGCGGCGTCGACATCCTGCGGTTTCTCGCCGCCGTGCTGGTCATGGTCTACCACTATGGCTTCTGGGTGTGGGCCTATCCCGATGGCATCTCGGCGCAGGCCACGGGCGGTGTTCCCCCGCAACCTGATATAGGCGCCTGGGTCGGGTCGGGCTGGGTCGGCGTTGAAATCTTCTTCGTTATCAGCGGTTTCGTCATTGCCTTCAGCGCCGAAAAGTAG
- a CDS encoding DUF2259 domain-containing protein, producing the protein MPTAYAVFSGAVFPDFRLNRSRLYDETEVSTIQLDEILANSTTDCSASFEETPQGDKTLQGDKALQGDKTGKALGFRLTLQGQDGKPFKTLHEDMAVPGSRNCPTSYSLSESYEFAPSGKPAVIVVLVQRFSQGFEGRDRRFLAVTGQPR; encoded by the coding sequence TTGCCAACAGCCTATGCTGTTTTTTCCGGCGCTGTCTTCCCTGATTTTCGTCTGAACCGGTCCCGGCTCTATGATGAAACCGAGGTTTCAACCATCCAACTTGACGAGATCCTGGCCAACAGCACGACCGATTGTTCGGCGAGCTTCGAAGAAACACCACAAGGTGACAAGACACTTCAGGGGGACAAAGCCCTTCAGGGGGACAAGACAGGCAAGGCGCTCGGCTTCCGGCTGACACTGCAGGGACAGGACGGCAAGCCGTTCAAGACCCTACATGAGGACATGGCCGTGCCGGGCTCGAGGAACTGCCCGACCTCCTACAGCCTGTCGGAATCCTACGAATTCGCACCTTCCGGCAAACCGGCGGTGATTGTCGTGCTGGTGCAGCGCTTCAGCCAGGGCTTTGAAGGGCGCGACCGCCGCTTCCTTGCCGTGACCGGGCAGCCTCGGTGA
- a CDS encoding polysaccharide biosynthesis tyrosine autokinase, producing the protein MNYANFPLDKRMPLPNSDAGNGEDFIDIERLLGMAARQAKVVAVCAAIGLFLGMLYLQTTPPKYVSISSVLIDEGLNKIVDDISAASTTMQTDSAILSQIEILTSTRLAAVVVDKLKLSQNDAFMNPPQSALAKGVGFIRGLIQLVRPSPTIPGVGDISKLDPATRDALIATSSRDYAILKLQNEVRAERVGRSYVIALGYQSTDPALSAAITKAYAEAYLADQLDASFDATERAAVWLQGRLTELRESSQQASLAVEKFRAEHGLSANSDGQLMSDKQLADLNAQLIVAQADTARASARYQQYKAIINSGSDNAFNDAAISADQPSSSVIAALKTRYLTVAKRLQDVEANFGPQHPQALALAKEKADISTQIFGELKQLTESYRNEYEVALARETALKANVAAAQGKSSIDNQSQVQLRDLDQKATALTTLYQTFLGRYEEAAQQQSFPVGKIRIISDASMPQAASSPRTMVVLGLSLVLGVLMGAGFGGLNEFNERFFRTGEEVRDRVGLKFLGYLPTIGSRPAKDDKQAEAQPDAKTARSPAAIERRARMRVSIDAPASMFSETLRSAKIAFDVVMEGQGSRVVGVISVLPGEGKSTVAANLAGLLAANGAKTLLIDGDLRNPGLSRSLGMEAEQGLMEAVVNGQTWQSVGKIDRQTKLAIIPAVLRGNFSHTSELLSSAGMRRFIENAKETFEYIVVDLPPLGPVVDAKAFAPLVDGFVLVTEWGRTPRAMVRSMLESEPYVANKIVGAVLNKVDLKKLAKYGSFGASEKFFDKYSSYYLDKSEVRTKAAV; encoded by the coding sequence ATGAATTATGCCAACTTTCCTCTCGACAAGAGGATGCCATTGCCGAATTCGGACGCAGGAAACGGCGAAGACTTCATCGATATCGAGCGGCTGCTTGGCATGGCTGCGCGGCAAGCCAAGGTGGTTGCCGTGTGCGCTGCCATCGGTCTTTTCCTGGGCATGCTCTATCTACAGACAACGCCGCCCAAATATGTGTCGATCTCGAGCGTGCTCATCGACGAGGGGCTGAACAAGATCGTCGATGACATTTCGGCGGCGTCGACGACGATGCAAACCGATTCCGCCATTCTGAGCCAGATCGAGATCCTGACATCGACGCGGCTCGCCGCCGTGGTCGTCGACAAGCTGAAGCTCAGCCAGAACGATGCCTTCATGAACCCGCCCCAGTCGGCGCTGGCCAAGGGCGTCGGTTTCATCCGTGGGCTGATCCAGCTTGTCCGCCCCAGCCCCACCATTCCCGGAGTTGGCGACATCAGCAAGCTCGACCCTGCAACCCGTGATGCACTTATCGCGACCTCGAGCCGCGACTACGCAATCCTCAAGCTGCAGAACGAGGTGAGGGCGGAGCGTGTTGGGCGAAGCTACGTCATCGCGCTCGGCTATCAGTCGACCGACCCGGCATTGTCGGCGGCGATCACCAAGGCCTATGCCGAGGCCTACCTGGCCGACCAGCTCGATGCCAGCTTCGACGCCACCGAGCGCGCGGCGGTCTGGCTCCAGGGCCGCTTGACGGAACTGCGCGAGAGCTCGCAGCAGGCATCGCTCGCGGTCGAGAAATTCAGGGCCGAACACGGCCTCTCCGCAAACAGCGATGGCCAGCTGATGAGCGACAAGCAGCTTGCCGATCTGAATGCCCAACTCATCGTGGCGCAGGCCGACACGGCACGCGCCAGTGCGCGTTACCAGCAATATAAGGCTATTATCAACAGCGGCTCCGACAACGCTTTCAATGACGCCGCAATATCGGCTGATCAGCCCAGCAGTTCGGTCATCGCGGCGCTGAAGACCCGTTATCTGACGGTTGCCAAGCGGCTGCAGGACGTCGAGGCCAATTTCGGCCCGCAGCATCCGCAGGCGCTGGCGCTGGCCAAGGAGAAGGCCGACATTTCGACGCAGATTTTCGGCGAACTGAAGCAACTCACCGAAAGCTATCGCAACGAGTATGAGGTGGCGCTCGCGCGCGAGACCGCGCTCAAGGCCAATGTCGCTGCCGCACAGGGCAAGAGTTCCATCGACAACCAGTCGCAGGTCCAGTTGCGCGACCTAGACCAGAAGGCGACGGCGCTCACCACGCTCTATCAGACGTTCCTCGGCCGCTACGAGGAAGCCGCGCAGCAGCAATCTTTCCCGGTAGGCAAGATCCGCATCATCTCGGATGCTTCGATGCCGCAGGCAGCTTCGAGCCCGCGCACGATGGTGGTGCTTGGGCTGTCGCTCGTGCTCGGTGTGCTGATGGGCGCCGGCTTCGGCGGCCTCAACGAATTCAACGAGCGGTTCTTCCGGACCGGCGAGGAGGTGCGCGACCGCGTCGGCCTCAAATTCCTCGGCTACCTGCCGACCATCGGCAGCAGACCCGCCAAGGATGACAAGCAAGCTGAGGCTCAGCCGGATGCCAAGACCGCCAGGTCGCCGGCCGCCATTGAAAGGCGCGCACGCATGCGGGTGAGCATCGACGCTCCGGCGTCGATGTTCTCCGAAACGCTGCGCAGCGCCAAGATCGCCTTCGATGTCGTGATGGAAGGCCAAGGCAGCCGCGTCGTCGGCGTCATCTCGGTGCTTCCCGGCGAAGGCAAGTCGACGGTCGCGGCCAATCTCGCCGGGCTGCTTGCGGCCAACGGCGCCAAGACGCTGCTCATCGATGGTGACTTGCGCAATCCCGGCCTCAGCCGCAGCCTCGGCATGGAGGCCGAGCAAGGCCTGATGGAAGCCGTGGTCAACGGCCAGACCTGGCAATCCGTCGGCAAGATCGACCGGCAGACCAAGCTCGCCATCATCCCCGCCGTGCTGCGCGGCAACTTCTCGCACACCAGCGAGCTCTTGTCCTCGGCCGGAATGCGGCGTTTCATCGAAAACGCCAAGGAGACGTTCGAATACATCGTCGTCGATCTGCCGCCGCTCGGACCGGTGGTCGATGCCAAGGCCTTCGCGCCACTGGTCGACGGCTTCGTGCTGGTCACCGAATGGGGCCGCACGCCGCGCGCCATGGTGCGGTCGATGCTGGAATCCGAACCCTATGTCGCCAACAAGATCGTCGGCGCGGTGCTGAACAAGGTCGACCTGAAGAAGCTCGCCAAATACGGATCGTTCGGCGCGTCGGAGAAATTCTTCGACAAATATTCGAGCTACTATCTCGACAAGTCGGAAGTGCGCACCAAGGCAGCGGTCTGA